The sequence below is a genomic window from Sphingobacterium sp. ML3W.
CAAAATCTTCACCCATAACATGAGTTAAGAATTGAAAACTTTGACAATTAGATTAAATATCACATGCCAAAAGTGTATAAAAAAGGGGGAATCATGTCCGATTCCCCCTTTTTTATATTGATTTTATTTTGATTAAATATTTTGCAATTGAATATCAACAGCTTTTAGATCTGCTATTGACTGTGTTGGATTCTCAGCAGCAAACACAGAACTACCCGCTACCAATACATCTGCTCCAGCTTGTAAAAGTGCTCCAGCGTTACCAACTCCAACTCCTCCATCGATTTCAATCAAAAGACCATCGTTTACCCCAGCAGCCATAGCACGCAGTTGTTTCACTTTACTATAGGTGTTTTGGATGAATTTCTGACCACCAAAACCAGGATTTACAGACATTAAGCATACTAAGTCTAAATCTGCAATCACATCCGACAACAAAGAGACTGGCGTATGTGGATTTAAGGCTACACCTGCTTTACAACCCAACTCCTTAATAGCAGCTAGCGTGCGGTGCAAATGTGTACATGCTTCATAATGCACGGTAATAACCGCGGCACCAGAATCTTTACATAATTGTAAATAACGATCTGGATCTACAATCATTAAATGTACATCTAAAGGCTTTGTTGCATGCTTTGCAATTGCTTGCATAACAGGAAAACCAAAAGAAATATTTGGCACAAATACGCCATCCATGATATCGATATGAAACCAATCGGCCTCACTATTGTTTACCATTACAATATCATCGTATAATTTAGCGAAATCCGCTGCCAAAACTGAAGGTGCAATAAGATGCTTTTTACTTGACATGAGTCTTTGATTTGTTTTTACAAAGATAATTAAGTCTAGCGGATGGTTCGAATTTAAATCAAAAAAATTAATTACAACCCTGATTACTATTGACAATGGCCTTCATATTAGCACATTTTTAAGTACATTTGCTTGATTAATTCTTTATTATCCAACAACAATCCAACCCCGTGAGTAGATTAAAAATTAAATATAATCGTGAGTCCGACAACAATATGAACCTTATTCGCAAGGTAAGTTTGATATTGGCAACCATTATTCTTATTTGTATTTTCCTTCCAAAGCAAGCTCGTTTTCGTTACGAATTTCAGAAGGGAAAAGTCTGGGATCATGAAAACTTAATTTCTCCTTATAATTTTGCCATTCTTAAAACGCAAGAGGAGTTAAATGAAGATAAAAAAAACATCCTAAAAACCATTCAGCCTATTTATGATGTCAACTCAACAATAAGCAGAGAACAGATAGACCAATTTGAAACCGATCTAGCGGAAAAATGGCAAACCAATAAACTGGACACCACTCCCCAAAAAATACAAGATTATCGTACCGTAGGCAATGCAATCCTGACCCATCTTTACGATCGTGGTATCTTATCGTTAAACAATAGGTTCCAAAACCGTAATGACGATAAAAGTCCTGCGGCCAAACAATACAATTTCACCCTGATCCAAGATAAGGTAGCGACACAAAAAAACACAGCAGACTGTTACACCATCGAATCGTCATATGAGTATGCAAACTCCGTTCTCAGCAATTCGCCCAAGATTGTATACAAAAAGTGGCTACTGGAAACCTTAAAAAACTACATTACACTCAATTACGTCTATAATGACCAGCAGACCGAACGCTTGGAACAAACAGCTTTAGCCAATATTTCCTCTACTCGAGGTGTCGTGCAAAAAGGCGAACTAATTGCGGAGAAAGATAAAATTATAAGCAATGAAACCAACCAAAAGTTAGAGTCACTCCGTAAGATTTACGAAGACGAAGGTAAAATATCAGGCAACCAGACTTATGTAACTCTAGGGCAATTTTTAATCATTTCGCTTGCCCTGTCCATTTTAATGGTTTTCCTTTTTCTCTTCAGAAAAGACATCTATTACAATAATCGCCTGCTATCTATCATTATGATTGTTATCATAGGTATGTTAGCCGTATTATCATGGGCGATCAAAATTAAGATACCCAACCTATACTACATCCCATTCTGTTCCGTCCCCATCATCATCCGCATACTCTTTGATTCTCGCGTGGCCTTGAACATACATTTACTTATGGTCTTATTAGCTGCATTGTTTGTCCCCAATTCATATGAATTTGTGTTTTTACAATTCATGGCAGGTATTGTGGCAATCTACAGTATAAAAACGCTGGTTAAAAGAGAGCAATTTTTCATATCATCCGCTATCATACTGGCGACCTATCTAATTGCCTATTTCGGCCTCTTATTGACGCGAAACGGCTCATTAAGCACCATCAACTTGATGGATGTGACACCATTCGTGGTGAGTGTGATGATTACGTTAATGGCCTATCCATTAGTATATGCCTTTGAGAAGCTATTTGGAATCGTATCCGACCTGACCCTCATGGAGCTTACCAATAGTAATTCGAAGCTACTTAGAGAACTATCTTTCAAAGCTCCCGGTACATTCCAACACTCCCTTCAAGTAGCCAATCTAGCAGAAGCAGCTATTTATCGTATTGGGGGCAACCCCCTATTGGTACGTGCAGGAGCGCTGTACCATGATATCGGAAAAATGACAAATCCACAATTCTTCATTGAAAATCAAAAAACAGAAAAGAACCCGCATGACGAACTATCTCCAGAGCAAAGTGCGCAGATTATTATTTCCCATATCATCAAAGGGGCTGAAATTGCTAAAAGAAATCAACTTCCCGACGTCATCATCGACTTTATCCGCACACACCATGGTACGACCAAGGTAGATTACTTCTACAACCTATTTATCAAGAATAATCCAGACAAGCTCGTTGATGAGGCATTATACCAGTATCCAGGTCCTATTCCTTATTCCAAAGAAACGGCAGTACTCATGATGGCTGATTCTGTTGAAGCTGCATCTAGAGCATTAAAAGAACACACAGAAGA
It includes:
- a CDS encoding HD family phosphohydrolase → MSRLKIKYNRESDNNMNLIRKVSLILATIILICIFLPKQARFRYEFQKGKVWDHENLISPYNFAILKTQEELNEDKKNILKTIQPIYDVNSTISREQIDQFETDLAEKWQTNKLDTTPQKIQDYRTVGNAILTHLYDRGILSLNNRFQNRNDDKSPAAKQYNFTLIQDKVATQKNTADCYTIESSYEYANSVLSNSPKIVYKKWLLETLKNYITLNYVYNDQQTERLEQTALANISSTRGVVQKGELIAEKDKIISNETNQKLESLRKIYEDEGKISGNQTYVTLGQFLIISLALSILMVFLFLFRKDIYYNNRLLSIIMIVIIGMLAVLSWAIKIKIPNLYYIPFCSVPIIIRILFDSRVALNIHLLMVLLAALFVPNSYEFVFLQFMAGIVAIYSIKTLVKREQFFISSAIILATYLIAYFGLLLTRNGSLSTINLMDVTPFVVSVMITLMAYPLVYAFEKLFGIVSDLTLMELTNSNSKLLRELSFKAPGTFQHSLQVANLAEAAIYRIGGNPLLVRAGALYHDIGKMTNPQFFIENQKTEKNPHDELSPEQSAQIIISHIIKGAEIAKRNQLPDVIIDFIRTHHGTTKVDYFYNLFIKNNPDKLVDEALYQYPGPIPYSKETAVLMMADSVEAASRALKEHTEESINTLVDKIIEHKLKLNQFANSNITLKEITESANIFKAMLKSIYHVRVDYDLSKKK
- the rpe gene encoding ribulose-phosphate 3-epimerase; protein product: MSSKKHLIAPSVLAADFAKLYDDIVMVNNSEADWFHIDIMDGVFVPNISFGFPVMQAIAKHATKPLDVHLMIVDPDRYLQLCKDSGAAVITVHYEACTHLHRTLAAIKELGCKAGVALNPHTPVSLLSDVIADLDLVCLMSVNPGFGGQKFIQNTYSKVKQLRAMAAGVNDGLLIEIDGGVGVGNAGALLQAGADVLVAGSSVFAAENPTQSIADLKAVDIQLQNI